The following coding sequences are from one Leptospira mayottensis 200901116 window:
- a CDS encoding PAS domain-containing sensor histidine kinase, protein MQPSDIQFLEEFSSEFASFQDQICILEERPSGKVLLSNKCVRFWGFKGFNQEPDTFPSFLFHLHGKIRNYADFTEKILLKHMQDSEYFDTLFTERYILRFFWKTVLNKEESTYRIYTFEVLAQEGDCGNFSLKSPVVESIFYKLPEPAFLFDPSTLRFLAVNDAAIYLYGFSREEFADMNLLEIRPEEDRTDMETVIQNFAKETGIRSRGVWRHWRKDKKFLYVKITTNRISLGDSFAVLTILTNVSETIETSYALRQVRAEKQSIIESMSDRYFALSRDWRFISANRQSLITLGKPKEELIGKNIWGLYPGSSVRFFRDKFEFAVRTQKPITFEYKIVETGNVMEFRVFPFEEGVSVFFQDITEKRKRDSEQNILKEIALKIPKASSVKESFEILFETICKGTFWNFAQTWRLQNGKIVLEENSPWYSTEAIFLRYRIACFETSFSPGEGMIGEVFSTNKIRFVNNVQKEKNFKRTGFVFQTGIQSWIAIPLRTGHETYVLEFCSQIELDSVNSYIQMFELIMDQIEVLFKNKESEEEKDHFFKLSGDMFQISTLDGQIIERNQAWEEVLGYTREELSGIDLVEIIHPDDRDKMLNTLVNVRKYRKNLSVALRYVTKHGRTRTILWKTIVSPEHRLVYTTGKDITEIQNTQLKLENMTKELQRSNADLEDFAFIASHDLQEPLRKIKAFGDRLLKKNSNLDSESVDYLQRMFFSAHRLSNLIEGLLSYSRVKSRAKPFQLVDLRKILKDSIGDLEIYIKERNAKVVDSEIGFAWCDPFQMGTVFQNLIKNGIKFNRSESPEVNIRCIPHPTEPNWIQITFADNGIGFDKKHDSKIFTLFQRLHSREDYEGNGIGLAVCKKIIEFHGGRIYAESVLQKGSTFYVDLPGALTSVQEYES, encoded by the coding sequence ATGCAACCCTCAGACATCCAATTCTTGGAAGAATTCTCTTCGGAGTTTGCTTCCTTTCAAGATCAGATCTGTATACTTGAAGAGCGTCCTTCTGGAAAAGTTCTCTTATCGAACAAGTGCGTTCGTTTTTGGGGATTTAAAGGATTCAATCAGGAGCCAGATACGTTTCCTTCCTTTTTATTTCATCTTCATGGAAAGATTCGGAACTACGCGGATTTTACCGAAAAAATTCTTTTAAAACACATGCAAGATTCGGAATACTTCGATACACTTTTTACTGAAAGATACATTTTGCGCTTTTTTTGGAAAACGGTTTTGAATAAAGAGGAGTCGACGTATCGTATTTATACATTCGAAGTTTTGGCGCAAGAAGGGGATTGTGGGAATTTTTCTTTGAAAAGTCCTGTCGTGGAATCTATTTTTTACAAACTCCCGGAACCGGCGTTTTTATTCGATCCGTCCACTTTACGTTTTCTTGCTGTAAACGACGCCGCGATCTATCTTTACGGGTTCTCCAGGGAAGAATTTGCCGATATGAATCTTTTGGAAATTCGTCCCGAAGAGGATCGCACCGATATGGAAACCGTGATCCAAAATTTCGCCAAGGAGACTGGAATTCGTTCTAGAGGAGTTTGGAGACATTGGAGGAAGGACAAAAAATTTCTTTACGTAAAGATCACCACAAACCGGATTTCTCTTGGAGATTCTTTCGCGGTTTTGACGATTTTGACGAACGTTTCCGAGACGATAGAAACTTCTTATGCTTTAAGACAAGTTCGTGCGGAGAAACAATCTATCATCGAAAGCATGTCAGATCGGTATTTTGCGCTTTCCAGGGACTGGAGATTTATCTCGGCGAACCGGCAATCTCTTATTACATTAGGAAAGCCTAAAGAAGAATTAATAGGAAAGAATATCTGGGGTCTGTATCCGGGATCTTCGGTTCGATTTTTTCGGGACAAATTCGAATTTGCTGTCCGAACTCAAAAACCAATTACTTTCGAATATAAGATAGTAGAGACTGGAAACGTGATGGAATTCAGGGTTTTTCCTTTTGAGGAAGGAGTCTCTGTGTTTTTTCAGGATATTACGGAAAAAAGGAAAAGAGATTCCGAACAGAATATTCTCAAAGAAATCGCTTTAAAAATCCCGAAGGCGTCGAGTGTGAAAGAATCTTTCGAGATTCTTTTTGAGACGATTTGTAAGGGAACCTTTTGGAATTTTGCCCAAACTTGGAGGCTTCAAAACGGTAAGATCGTTTTGGAGGAGAATTCGCCTTGGTACTCCACGGAAGCGATTTTCTTACGGTATAGAATTGCTTGTTTTGAAACCAGTTTTTCTCCCGGAGAGGGGATGATCGGAGAGGTTTTTTCCACTAATAAGATTCGTTTTGTGAATAACGTTCAAAAGGAAAAAAATTTTAAAAGGACGGGTTTTGTGTTTCAAACTGGAATCCAGTCTTGGATTGCAATCCCTTTGCGAACTGGACATGAGACTTACGTTCTGGAGTTTTGTTCCCAAATAGAGTTAGATTCAGTAAATTCTTATATTCAAATGTTTGAATTGATTATGGATCAGATTGAGGTTTTGTTTAAAAACAAGGAATCGGAAGAGGAGAAGGATCATTTTTTTAAGTTGTCCGGGGACATGTTCCAGATTTCCACGTTGGACGGACAAATCATAGAGCGGAACCAAGCTTGGGAGGAAGTTTTGGGTTATACTCGGGAGGAATTAAGCGGAATCGATCTTGTTGAAATCATCCATCCGGATGATCGGGACAAGATGTTGAACACTCTCGTGAATGTTCGAAAATACAGAAAAAATCTTTCGGTTGCGCTTCGATACGTAACCAAACACGGACGGACGAGGACGATTCTTTGGAAGACGATCGTTTCTCCAGAACACAGACTTGTTTATACTACGGGTAAGGATATCACCGAAATTCAAAATACACAGCTCAAACTTGAGAACATGACGAAAGAATTGCAGCGTTCGAATGCGGATCTGGAGGATTTTGCTTTTATAGCTTCTCACGACCTCCAGGAACCTTTGCGAAAGATTAAGGCGTTCGGAGATCGTCTTTTGAAAAAAAACTCAAATTTGGATTCGGAATCCGTGGATTATTTACAAAGAATGTTTTTTTCTGCGCATAGATTATCCAACTTGATCGAAGGTCTTTTGTCTTATTCCCGGGTTAAGAGTAGGGCGAAACCCTTTCAGCTCGTCGATTTAAGAAAGATTTTAAAGGATTCAATCGGCGATTTGGAAATTTATATCAAAGAAAGAAATGCGAAAGTGGTCGATTCTGAAATCGGTTTTGCTTGGTGTGATCCGTTTCAAATGGGAACGGTATTCCAGAATTTGATCAAAAACGGAATTAAATTCAATCGGAGCGAAAGCCCCGAAGTGAACATTCGATGTATTCCGCACCCTACCGAACCGAATTGGATTCAAATTACGTTTGCAGATAATGGAATCGGTTTTGACAAAAAACACGACAGTAAGATATTTACTCTCTTTCAAAGGCTACACAGCCGGGAAGATTATGAAGGAAACGGAATCGGTCTTGCGGTTTGTAAAAAAATTATAGAATTTCACGGAGGGAGAATTTACGCCGAAAGCGTTTTGCAGAAAGGTTCCACGTTTTATGTGGATCTTCCGGGCGCTCTTACGTCTGTTCAAGAATATGAAAGCTGA
- a CDS encoding response regulator, with protein MKAEIKNQNSIHILVAEDDPDDRLLMRDGFRENNLINPLHFVKDGEELLDFLQNRGEYSDTLKYPRPGIILLDLNMPKMDGREVLKTIKSISEFKTIPVIVLTTSREEEDMFQTYDLGANSFIRKPVEFDAFMETIRALGEYWFEIVELPVV; from the coding sequence ATGAAAGCTGAAATAAAAAATCAGAATTCGATTCATATACTCGTTGCAGAAGACGATCCAGACGATCGGTTATTGATGAGGGACGGTTTTCGGGAGAATAACCTGATCAATCCTCTACATTTTGTGAAGGATGGGGAAGAGTTGTTAGATTTTCTTCAAAACAGAGGAGAATATTCCGATACTTTAAAATACCCTAGACCGGGAATCATTTTATTGGATTTGAATATGCCAAAAATGGATGGAAGAGAGGTTTTAAAAACGATCAAGTCCATTTCAGAGTTCAAGACAATTCCTGTTATTGTTCTCACGACGTCTAGGGAAGAAGAGGATATGTTTCAAACTTACGATTTGGGCGCAAATTCTTTCATTCGAAAACCAGTGGAGTTCGATGCGTTTATGGAAACGATCCGAGCCCTGGGGGAATATTGGTTTGAAATCGTGGAGCTTCCCGTTGTTTAG
- a CDS encoding hybrid sensor histidine kinase/response regulator gives MFSNDSLDEVSICLIEDDEEDSILFKEYLKEIPYPKYNVTRFKDASSVLADLKANPSGYTIYVVDHFLGSQTGLEILHEIRAVVGSVFAVLISGISKEEIESIAKETGFQGYLEKKSLSTFNIAKTFFTILKEKGNSETGYSSMDTFLIRMETISQFSGGIAHDFNNILNVIIANLDMLEMQCKSQPDVLNRIRSAQNAVMRGAEVNKKLLNFSRKQSLYSEVVDPNTLIADYLENPEDVFPQNVQVNFDPRSEGDLCRIDRSEFASCLMHLLQNAKEAFEESGGSILIETDTIVLNSKDKSLGLKEGHYLLLRVADNGKGVDLNIADKIFEPFFTTKSKGKNSGLGLSMVFGFVQRSGGRIVFESHSNIGSDFYIYLPIEDIKSNSHFVKVESSKKPKEIFYFSNEGEFSKRTSYIFQRLGYRLRHFRDLNTFESYLSNINSETILLSETWREGFSKWKEIAVKAQNSDLKVKIFYFSSSIDANDSESSAQISWPISRKSLENRFNIF, from the coding sequence TTGTTTAGTAACGATTCATTGGACGAGGTTTCGATTTGTTTAATCGAGGACGACGAGGAAGATTCGATTCTTTTTAAGGAATATTTGAAAGAGATTCCGTATCCCAAATACAATGTTACTCGTTTTAAAGATGCCTCAAGCGTGCTTGCGGATTTGAAAGCTAATCCTTCCGGATATACGATCTATGTGGTGGATCATTTTTTAGGATCACAAACCGGATTAGAGATTTTGCATGAGATTCGTGCCGTCGTTGGTTCCGTTTTTGCTGTCTTGATTTCGGGGATTTCGAAGGAGGAAATAGAATCCATCGCAAAAGAAACAGGATTTCAAGGTTATCTTGAGAAGAAGAGTCTTTCCACGTTTAATATTGCAAAAACCTTTTTTACGATTTTGAAGGAGAAAGGGAATTCTGAGACGGGCTATTCTTCCATGGATACTTTTCTTATAAGAATGGAAACCATATCTCAATTTTCCGGAGGAATCGCTCACGATTTTAATAATATTTTGAACGTCATCATAGCAAATTTGGATATGTTGGAAATGCAGTGCAAGAGTCAACCGGACGTTTTGAATCGAATTCGTTCCGCACAAAATGCGGTTATGCGGGGCGCGGAAGTAAATAAGAAGTTATTGAATTTTTCTAGAAAACAATCTTTATATTCGGAAGTCGTGGATCCGAACACGTTGATTGCCGATTATTTGGAAAATCCAGAGGATGTGTTTCCACAGAACGTTCAGGTGAACTTTGATCCTCGCTCGGAGGGTGATCTTTGTCGGATTGATCGAAGTGAATTTGCAAGTTGTCTTATGCATTTGCTTCAAAATGCGAAGGAAGCTTTCGAAGAATCTGGAGGAAGTATTCTGATAGAAACCGATACGATCGTTCTAAATTCTAAAGATAAATCACTCGGGTTAAAGGAAGGACATTATCTTTTACTTAGGGTTGCGGACAATGGTAAGGGTGTGGATTTGAACATAGCCGATAAAATTTTCGAGCCTTTTTTCACTACAAAATCAAAAGGGAAAAATTCGGGACTTGGCCTTTCCATGGTCTTCGGTTTTGTGCAAAGAAGTGGAGGGCGAATCGTATTTGAATCTCATTCGAATATCGGTTCCGATTTTTATATTTATCTTCCTATTGAGGACATAAAATCAAACTCACATTTTGTAAAAGTGGAATCTTCAAAAAAACCGAAGGAAATTTTTTATTTTTCAAATGAAGGGGAATTTTCAAAGAGAACGTCTTATATTTTTCAGAGATTGGGGTATCGGCTTCGTCATTTTAGAGATCTAAATACTTTTGAATCTTATCTTTCTAATATAAATTCCGAAACTATTTTACTTTCGGAAACTTGGCGAGAAGGTTTTTCGAAGTGGAAGGAGATTGCGGTGAAGGCGCAAAACTCAGATTTGAAAGTGAAAATCTTTTATTTTTCTTCTTCGATTGACGCAAACGATTCGGAAAGTTCAGCTCAAATCTCCTGGCCTATATCTAGAAAGTCTCTTGAGAATCGTTTTAATATATTTTAA
- a CDS encoding EAL domain-containing response regulator, with translation MSQPKLPNLLILDDEEEIAGILGDIAKQCGFEVTVTHEAGVFFEKLAEDTQYIILDLVIPGVDGVDVLRMLSGKKLSVSVILISGADRRVLQSAEALAIQYGLKISGVLEKPIRIQEYQSVLTGLISNQKNESSQSFVVGKRAVKEQTSVNTPEEIEQAIREDQFLLYYQPKINFKTGNVSGFESLVRWSHPKRGLIFPDSFIPILESYPSLMDAMTEKLILQALTQCSVWNKQFPGIAVAVNVSPVSMNKLILPETISKMIESFGLKNSQLIVEVTETQLLENITSTLDILTRIRIRGIGLSVDDFGIGYSSLKQIHRYPFTELKIDRSFVSVSPYDKEALFICQAAIDLGHKLGMTVVAEGIETAVVGELMKRHGCDKGQGYFYSKPMPADATLPFLSSFKS, from the coding sequence ATGAGTCAGCCTAAATTACCCAATCTACTGATTCTAGACGATGAGGAAGAAATTGCAGGTATCCTCGGGGATATAGCTAAACAATGTGGTTTCGAAGTTACGGTCACTCATGAAGCCGGGGTATTTTTTGAAAAGTTGGCCGAGGACACTCAATATATCATTTTAGATTTAGTGATTCCAGGAGTGGACGGAGTCGACGTTTTACGGATGTTATCCGGTAAAAAGCTTTCTGTTTCCGTAATCTTAATCAGTGGAGCGGATCGAAGGGTTTTACAAAGTGCTGAAGCCCTTGCGATCCAATACGGATTAAAAATTTCGGGAGTTCTTGAAAAACCGATCCGAATCCAAGAATATCAGAGTGTACTTACGGGACTTATCTCCAATCAAAAGAACGAATCTTCGCAATCTTTTGTCGTTGGAAAAAGAGCTGTTAAAGAACAGACTTCCGTGAACACACCGGAAGAAATTGAGCAGGCGATTCGAGAGGATCAATTTCTACTTTATTATCAACCCAAGATCAATTTTAAAACAGGAAACGTTTCCGGTTTTGAATCTCTGGTGCGCTGGTCTCATCCGAAAAGAGGTTTGATTTTTCCAGATTCTTTCATTCCAATCTTGGAATCGTATCCGAGTTTAATGGACGCGATGACTGAGAAATTGATTCTTCAAGCACTCACTCAATGTTCGGTTTGGAACAAACAATTCCCGGGTATTGCGGTTGCTGTAAATGTTTCTCCTGTGAGTATGAACAAGTTGATTCTTCCTGAAACTATTTCTAAGATGATCGAAAGTTTCGGTTTGAAGAACAGCCAGTTGATTGTCGAAGTTACGGAAACTCAGTTATTGGAAAATATCACGTCTACTTTGGACATACTAACTCGGATTCGAATTCGAGGAATCGGACTTTCCGTGGACGATTTCGGAATCGGTTATTCTTCCTTGAAACAAATTCATCGTTATCCTTTTACAGAACTCAAAATCGATCGATCTTTTGTAAGTGTATCTCCGTATGATAAGGAAGCTCTTTTTATTTGTCAGGCTGCTATTGATCTCGGTCATAAACTCGGAATGACGGTCGTGGCGGAAGGGATTGAAACCGCTGTTGTGGGAGAGTTGATGAAAAGGCACGGTTGTGACAAAGGGCAGGGTTATTTCTACAGTAAACCTATGCCCGCAGATGCTACCTTACCGTTTTTGTCCAGTTTCAAGTCCTAA